In the genome of Petrotoga sp. 9PWA.NaAc.5.4, one region contains:
- a CDS encoding 2-hydroxyacid dehydrogenase — translation MKILFMNKLNSYWKDKIIETKKIFPQVEFIDWENVKDLNDIIDKVDALVYGDNLTESLLEKAKNLKVIFVPYAGVNQLPLERLKEKNILVSNSHGNARIVAERALVLALSLLGKIVEYHKDLERGIWHGFSAGESVKNSWVSIQNKTCGILGLGNIGKHLASMLKGFDCKVIGYKRNTSEKIENVDEISSELEYVIKKSEIIFVTLPLSKYTKGLIGERIFDIMENKYLINVGRGDVINQKALYEALVNNKIAGAAIDVWYNYPTIEKPATLPSNYPITALKNVVLSPHVGGYNTDATKYSIDETIKNIMAFLETGKPKDIVDLEYGY, via the coding sequence ATGAAGATACTATTTATGAACAAGTTAAATTCATATTGGAAGGATAAAATTATCGAAACAAAAAAGATATTTCCACAAGTGGAATTTATTGATTGGGAAAATGTAAAAGATTTAAACGATATTATTGATAAAGTCGATGCTTTAGTATATGGAGATAATCTCACTGAAAGTCTATTAGAAAAGGCGAAAAATTTAAAGGTTATATTTGTTCCTTATGCTGGTGTAAATCAATTGCCATTAGAAAGGCTAAAAGAAAAAAATATTCTTGTTTCAAACAGTCATGGAAATGCCCGCATTGTTGCTGAAAGAGCGTTGGTTCTTGCTTTATCTCTTTTGGGAAAAATTGTTGAATATCATAAAGATTTAGAAAGAGGGATTTGGCATGGATTCAGTGCAGGAGAATCAGTAAAAAATTCTTGGGTGTCTATACAAAATAAAACTTGTGGAATATTGGGTTTGGGTAATATTGGAAAACATTTGGCATCAATGTTAAAAGGTTTTGACTGTAAAGTTATTGGATATAAAAGGAATACAAGCGAAAAAATCGAAAATGTTGATGAAATTAGTTCGGAATTGGAATATGTTATTAAAAAAAGCGAAATTATTTTTGTGACTTTACCCTTATCTAAATACACAAAAGGTTTAATTGGGGAACGCATATTTGATATAATGGAAAATAAATATCTAATAAATGTTGGAAGGGGAGATGTAATAAACCAAAAAGCACTGTATGAAGCTTTAGTTAATAATAAAATAGCAGGTGCAGCTATAGATGTATGGTACAATTATCCAACAATAGAAAAACCAGCAACATTACCTTCAAACTATCCAATAACAGCATTAAAAAATGTTGTTTTATCTCCGCATGTCGGAGGTTATAATACAGATGCAACAAAATATAGTATTGATGAGACAATCAAAAATATTATGGCTTTCTTAGAAACTGGAAAACCTAAGGATATAGTCGATTTAGAATATGGATATTAA
- a CDS encoding FGGY-family carbohydrate kinase produces PYLNGERTPHRDPNARGVFFGISSLNNENDILRATMEGITFGLRDSYELIKGKTIIKDMRIVGGGAKNKTWAKIVATNFKMPVKLPEIDEGGAYGAAMLAALGEGEKVEDVLKWIKFKEIIEPNYKETEIYDNYYEIYKKIYISLKEDFAILSKVQNS; encoded by the coding sequence ACCGTATTTAAATGGAGAAAGAACACCGCATAGAGATCCAAATGCGAGAGGAGTGTTTTTTGGGATATCTTCGCTTAACAATGAGAATGATATCTTGAGAGCAACAATGGAAGGAATAACTTTTGGATTAAGAGATTCTTATGAGTTAATAAAAGGAAAAACAATAATTAAAGATATGAGAATAGTAGGTGGAGGAGCAAAAAATAAGACGTGGGCAAAAATAGTTGCCACGAACTTTAAAATGCCGGTAAAATTACCTGAAATAGATGAAGGTGGTGCATATGGAGCAGCAATGTTAGCAGCATTAGGAGAAGGGGAAAAAGTTGAAGATGTTTTAAAATGGATAAAATTTAAAGAAATTATTGAACCAAATTATAAAGAAACAGAAATATATGACAATTATTATGAGATTTATAAAAAAATATATATCTCTCTCAAAGAAGATTTTGCTATACTCTCTAAAGTTCAAAACTCATAA
- the lnt gene encoding apolipoprotein N-acyltransferase, whose translation MSYILTLISGILTGLAMPGNLFSFLIWVSLIFFLRNMAYSKTHYERLFHTLIYSSSMLVTTLWWLLPTLSKNIPQVLKSYPPIIGFFGFVGMIILLMIPYLLIWILSELYHRKDRKYNYFSLVLFYSFAYTCTEVLREFGDLAFMGGNLGYALFDHLGLLQLSSFVGSTGLTFLIVFVNSIIAFDKSRDKTFKIFIIFSSIYILNFAIIRYLPPINNTNDSIKIGVVQTNIPQEIKYSSNTQQNYYDFSSKTQSFINKDIDLLVFPESTFLEDVSNSEINNLIKVDIQNLYTPVIIGHPRIDKDKVYNSAWLYNEYGEIISVYDKVKLTPFAEFLPYESIFGNFDAFKLLRYYTPGESYNHFSINDMNVGVQICFETYFPEVSINQAKNGSEFFIAITNDGWFKNKTGLIQHFTQGVFRAVETRRDFIQVSNTGITGSIDRFGRITNMFEPKQEKTGILFVNLNDNLSFYSKASDIIKILFFLGALLLAII comes from the coding sequence AATTTGGGTTTCTTTAATCTTTTTTTTAAGAAACATGGCTTATTCAAAAACTCATTACGAAAGGTTATTTCATACTTTAATTTATTCTTCCTCCATGCTTGTTACAACTCTTTGGTGGTTACTTCCGACATTATCAAAAAATATACCTCAAGTGTTAAAAAGCTATCCTCCTATTATAGGGTTCTTTGGTTTTGTAGGTATGATCATTCTTTTGATGATACCTTACTTGTTAATATGGATTTTGTCAGAACTTTATCATAGGAAGGATAGAAAATATAATTATTTTTCTTTAGTTTTATTCTATTCTTTTGCTTACACATGTACCGAAGTATTAAGAGAATTTGGAGATTTGGCTTTTATGGGAGGAAATTTGGGGTACGCTTTATTTGACCATTTGGGTTTATTACAGTTAAGTTCATTCGTTGGAAGTACCGGACTTACTTTTTTGATAGTTTTCGTAAACTCCATAATCGCCTTTGATAAATCCCGGGATAAAACTTTTAAAATATTTATTATCTTTTCATCCATATATATTTTAAACTTTGCTATTATACGATATTTACCTCCAATCAATAATACAAACGATTCAATAAAAATAGGAGTTGTCCAAACGAATATTCCACAAGAAATAAAATACTCATCTAATACCCAACAAAATTATTACGATTTTTCCTCAAAAACCCAATCGTTTATAAACAAAGACATTGATTTACTTGTATTTCCCGAATCTACTTTTCTTGAAGATGTTTCAAACTCTGAAATTAACAATTTAATAAAAGTAGATATTCAAAATTTATATACGCCTGTAATTATAGGTCATCCTCGAATAGATAAGGATAAAGTTTACAACTCTGCCTGGTTATACAACGAATACGGAGAAATTATATCAGTTTATGACAAAGTAAAATTAACTCCATTTGCCGAATTTTTACCTTATGAATCGATCTTTGGAAATTTTGACGCTTTTAAACTTTTAAGATATTATACACCCGGAGAAAGTTATAACCATTTTTCTATAAACGATATGAATGTTGGAGTTCAAATTTGTTTTGAAACATATTTTCCGGAAGTTTCTATCAACCAAGCAAAAAATGGTTCTGAATTTTTTATAGCGATAACTAATGATGGTTGGTTTAAAAACAAAACAGGTCTTATTCAACATTTTACACAAGGAGTGTTTAGAGCAGTAGAAACACGCCGGGATTTTATTCAGGTATCCAATACAGGTATCACAGGTTCAATTGATAGATTCGGCAGAATAACCAATATGTTTGAACCAAAACAAGAAAAAACAGGAATACTTTTCGTAAATTTAAATGATAACCTCTCTTTCTATTCTAAAGCCTCTGATATTATAAAAATATTATTTTTCTTAGGAGCTTTACTTTTAGCTATAATTTGA
- a CDS encoding Dps family protein, whose amino-acid sequence MEKSRNINLNIGLNENAREEISKALNVYLSNLQILYAKLHNLHWNVEGQNFFKIHEKLEEFYDATSEQIDEVAERILSLGYRPLVKLSEYSENSDLKEIESRAYDGSETLEVVLEDFTTLINETRKIIKLAQEKGDEGTADMLIGYLKEYEKNSWMLRAMLS is encoded by the coding sequence ATGGAAAAAAGTAGAAATATTAATTTGAATATAGGTTTAAATGAAAATGCAAGAGAAGAAATTTCAAAAGCTTTGAACGTTTATCTTTCTAATTTACAAATACTTTATGCAAAGCTTCATAATTTACATTGGAATGTTGAAGGCCAAAATTTCTTTAAAATACATGAGAAACTCGAAGAATTCTATGATGCAACTTCTGAACAAATAGATGAAGTTGCTGAAAGAATACTTAGCTTAGGCTACAGACCTTTGGTAAAACTCAGCGAATACTCTGAAAACTCAGATTTAAAAGAAATAGAAAGCAGAGCTTATGATGGATCAGAGACACTTGAGGTAGTATTAGAAGACTTTACTACTTTAATAAATGAAACAAGAAAAATTATAAAATTAGCTCAAGAAAAAGGCGATGAGGGTACGGCAGATATGTTAATCGGTTATTTAAAGGAATACGAAAAGAACTCGTGGATGTTAAGAGCCATGTTGTCTTAA